One Hevea brasiliensis isolate MT/VB/25A 57/8 chromosome 6, ASM3005281v1, whole genome shotgun sequence genomic window, ATCCAACTTgagattctattttttttttactttgactttcttaaaaggaaaaattatatcaaGCAAAAAACCAAAAGGGCTTCCACATATGTGAAATAGAGGTGTGTACTTAAAATTCTCCATGGAAGAGACTGTCAACAAGTTAACAAAAGCTGAATGCACAAGAAAAATAAGGGGAAAAATTGCATGAGTATTCAGAATCTTATTAAAACCACCAAAACCAAATGTAGATGATGAATGCAACAGAAATAAGAAATACCACTAAAAGCTACAGGAATGATCATTAAGTTCACATTCTAATTTCTAAAGGTTCAAAAGGACCAAAAGTCTATGGTCCATACAGTGGACAACTGCCTGAATTTGTATGATGATAGGAACACTTAAGAAGTCAAACCAAACTCCCACAATAGTTAGGGAGAACTAGAAAAAATTTTTGGCAACACATTACTTTGTATAGATCAGCATAGGCAATGCAGACAGAGGGCTGATGAAAAATTAGTTGGCAGGAAAATCTTTCCGTAAATATCTTAGCCAGATGCTAATATATTAATCATAGTTTTAATTCTTCACCAACTAAAGACCAGAAGATACTATATGGGTATATCCTTAATCCTAAGTTCCAAACAGTTAACAGCACAGTCTTAATCCTAAGTTCCAAACAGTCACAAATAATACTGAAAGAGTAGAACATATGCATAGCCAAATACCACAAGATAGATTTTTTACCAGATTGTCGTTTCTTCAATGACTTCCTCTGCCGCTCAACTGCCTCCTTTGTTTCCAATAAGTGTCTCTAAACAAAATTAGATCACAAAACGAAAATGCGATTGATACAGACAATAAAGGAACTCCATTTGGATTTATATTACTAAGTTTGTCAACAGGGACAGATTAAGGAAGGCCCCCCAAAAgtcaaaaataaattattaaaatattaagtgTTATCCGATTAAAAATATAGGGAGCAATTTATCTTTTCTCAAAATGACTCAAACTCCCTCAAGCCCAAAATCTTTAAGTTTTGTTCCCAAGCCATACAAGTAACTTAATACTACTTGCTACATCTGACACCATGTAATTTGACTTTGACCTTTGGTAACATAAAGCAAGAAGTAACTTTAATATTTCCAATTTCAGACTATTTAAAATTAAgcttataaataagatggaggatGACTTTTTTTTGGGGGACAAATTGCTTGATTATTTATATTGAGAGAAAAATTTGGCATAAATATAATTAGAGATGAATTTTTATGACATGGAAGAGCATCATGCAGAACCTGAACAAATTTACATAATGTACTTTCTCAACTTTCGTGTTTAAAATAACATTATATGAAACATATTTTTGTGTTATATGTGTGTTGTCTAATTACATGTATATATGgtgtaattaaaatataattttgatCATATTATAACTTATAAATTTTCAGCCCCCTTAAAATTCTAATCCTGGATTCATCCCTTGTTAGCAAGTTAATGTTCACCGTACAACAGCAGCAGAAGTGTTTTTACTAAGCAGGGATATTTCAGTAATTTTGTCAGTTTTGCTAGGGATTGATTATGGTTTTATGGGCCCTAAATTTAGTTTATTTATGTTTCGAGTTTTATTGGAATCATGCAAACTTAATAACagtccaaaattcaaatccaatAAGGATTAGGAGTTAAAGTACTTAGTTACTCACAGGATGAGCTTCGGAATATCTAAGTTTGCAATTCTTTATTTTTAAGTTTTCCAGTGAACATTCATGAGTTTTGTGCTGTAATTCTAATTCTAGGATTCATGCCAATGGTAATCTAGGGCGTCATGCCTAAAAAATTGTAGGTAGGATCACACTTAGAATATTTTATTGTCTCTATGGCTTCAAACTCAAGCTATAGTATAAAAACAAAATTCAAATTTGATCTCAGTTTATAAAGCTCTTCCTAGCCATCCTATATCAGCAATCATATCAAGAGAGAGCTTGTCaacatatttttttaaatttgattcatTTCAAATGAAAGTATGAAACAGaagaatatttaaaaaaaaaaaaaagaatgaaaatttGTACAACCACAGAAGAATGCAAGTTTGCAAACTACAAAGACGGGAACTCCTGCAAATTTTCAGCTAAAATGCATGATCAATTATGAGAAAGCAGTGAAGCCACATTGACACAAGTTATCACAGAAACCTGACATTTTCCAGTATTTAAGCAGACCTTTTAAGGATTTGGTATTCAAAACCTCAAAAATAGTAAGTTATAAGGGTTTAGTTCTTGGTACAAGCATACATGAAAAAACTATAAACTTCCTATAAACTTCTTACAGGCAGATGAAATGGTAAATAACAATACAAGTTAAATAGGAAATTGAACAAAATGTGGTACCAAAAAAATCATATGTGAGTGCCTGAGTGGCAAATAATTTGTGGAAGCATATGATAGGCACATAAGAAAATTTGATATGGACAGAATTTTATCTGGAATAAAATTGACAAGAAGCAAGTCTACCAACGCCTAAGCCCAGAAGGTGGATAGTGAGGGCAATATCCTTGAAGATCACTATTAGACACACAAGAATTTAACCATATCTGTCATCAgtcttctttgtttttttttgtgACACCCTGGTTATGTTTCACGTATTTAGAATGTTCCACAAATAAATTACAGGTAAAAAAACAATTTCAGCAGGTTCATACATATGCAaataaagaaaaatcaaagatcaaaaagaaataaaatgaggAGAAAAATGGAGGTTAAAAAAGACAATTAACTGATTTGtagagaaagagaaaaagatCTGACTATAACATACAAGATGAGTATTTAGATCTTTTAGCACTTGCCCGTCCTCCCAGGTCTCAGATATGACAGTTCCAGCTCTGCAATGGACATGAAAACATGACTAGCCATTTAATCAACAAACAAAAGAAAAGCTTAATGAACACATAATCTAGAAACCTACAAATTGACAAAGTCAAGGTTGCAGGGAATAAAGCCATCTACAACAGTGATGGCTGCAAGAAATGTGTGCGCGtgtgaaagagagagagagatagagagagcttTTCCAAACACTAATGCAGAGTGATTGCTTTGGTTGGCACAAAAATAACCAGATAATTCTGTTTTGGTCACTTTACCCATTTTAGTTTCAAGGAAGAGAGTGATTAGCCTTGAATGCTAACTTTATCACTTCTAGTACCGAGTTTGGTGCAATACACTCTGAAAAGCCTAAGGAAGCGTTTGATACAAGGTTAAAAAAAACGAAGGTTAAGTGTTATTAACTTATTACTATCAGTTTTAAAGGAGTAACAATTAAAGGGGTAAAAAATGATTACTGGTGTAACAATTAATGGTGTTTGGTAGGAGGTTAACAGGAAAATTCAAATGAAAGTAAATAAATAttcattattatattttaataaaaaatattaaaattatttttttatttataaataactttttaaaaattttattaactccATTTTTATTATCAATCATAATATTATTACATTCTATGATTAGCTTgccaacttatatatatatatgagcaccttgatgaaaaaaaataatattgataaaTGTGCAAAATATAGCTTAACAAAAATATGGAGGTTAAAAATTATCCTATCCTCTTATTAAGATCTAAACAACATTAATAAGGGTTTAAAAGTTAGAAGCATAATAATTAACCCCTGCTAACCTTGTACCAAACGCCTTGTAAGAGATAAACATATAACTTAAATCTAAGAGACAAAGTATTCACACACATCAAAAAATCATACTCCAAGTTTCTTCGAGTTCACTGCATTCCTCTcaatttcatttttcacatttgaaatttttctttcatttgtttTCCCTCTTACAACAATCAAAGAACGCACCAAGAGAGCATACCTGATCACACCCACGTTGCCAAGTCTTAAAGAATCCTGTCGGACCTTCATCCTAGCTTCTTGTCTTTCTGCTTTTGAGACAGATATCAGCAGATCAGATATCATTTTTGTTCTCTGCATCAAGACACAAATGAAAGTTGGAAATGAACACAAACTATAAACAGAGTTAACACCATATTCAAACAATCAAAATCCTACTTGATAGCCAATATTTTCCTTAAGGAAAATTGCACGTGAATTTAAACAGCTTTCTTCACACTAAATAATAAAATGTTACAACACGATTCCTGTGGACAAAAAGAAACCAACAAAGTTCTTCAATAATCCTACTTGATAGCCAATATTTTCCTAATGGAAAATTGCACGTGAATTTCACAGCTTTCTTCACACTAAATAATAAAATGTTACAAGAAGATTTCTGTAGACACTGGACAGAAGAgttgaccaaagttgaccaaCAAAGTTCTTCAATAcattaaataaacaaataataataataataataataataataggaacCAACAAATTCTTcgaagtaataataataataataataataataataataataataataataataataataataataataacatgtcTGAGCTAATTTAATGGCAGAAtgtcagaagaagaagaagaagaaaatgtctGAGCTAATTTGATGCCACAACACAGCCCTTGTCCTTCAGAAAGCATACCTTGGGCTTCATTTGTTGCTCATAATCTTTTAGTTCCTTCAATTCCTGCACAAATAAAAAAGAATTCTTTTAATACGATGTGGATATAGGATAACCAAAGGCCATAAAGGATTGAAAAAGTATACCTTTTCTAATTGCTGACAGAGATTTTGATTATCAGAGGCCTCTTGTCGAGATTTACGAAGCTCCTCCTCTAGTGCTGCAACTTTCGCACGTAGGGAAGTAATGTCCTCCTAATTAAAGTCAACAGGAGACAGGATGAGAGCTCTAGAATGTCAAAGCATGTTACACCTTGAGGAAATCAAGAATCCCAGGGAAAATCTAAAATATTTAACAATTGAAATGGAACTCTTCTTTTATCTTTGAAAAGCAAAAAGATAGAAAGAAATACAAACAAAATAACTTATATAACAAAACAACCAAACTGATACCTCTACTAGAGTGCAACCATCATTGTGTAAGTTGTCTTTATGCTTATTATCCtgcaaaataatatataatatagtcattttaaaaaaatttcatataAAAAGTTCACCATTTGGATGCAGAGTGCaaagaagacatgagaagaaaggTTATTTGCAGCAATCTTTTAGAGGCCTTCACATACACTGTATATGAACCTAGGCTATTAATTTTAATACACAACGGTCGATAGCAAAAACAATTGCACCAAGAATAATAATTATCTCCGGAAAGAACAGCTCCACCAAACACAGCTTAACCACAGCAAGACTAAACAATAGGCTCCTAGTCAGCCAGAACAAAAATATGCCTATTAAGCTTCCATGATTGTATGACTATGTTGTAtatttatttcataattttcagTTTGCAAATAAAAGCAATCATCAAAATGTGATGATGACCATAATATTTACTGAATAAATCATAAAAAGGTTGGGAAGCATATTAGATTTTATGGATCTTATAAGGGAATAGAATTGGAAGAAGACAGCTCCACATCCATGCATTTGATGCAACATAGGAATCCATTACAAAACAACAAGTCAATCAGAATCACATCTGTTATTCAGAAACATCACTTTAAGAATTTAAAACTACAGATCATTTTCCCAAACAACCTTAAGCCTTCTGCTTATTAAACAATCCTTTGCTCACCAGAAACCAGCCCCCAGCCACCATACTACTACATGAAACCACAACAGAATGGCATCACCCACCAGACATTAAATAGAGATGATATTGCATGGCAAAAGATTCAGTCTTCTCTACGCGGTTCCCTCATTAACTGGTGCCTATTTCTTAGGGCTAGAAATTACAAGAAGAAACACTGCAGTCACTTTTTTATGGGATCTCTGAAGGCTTGAAACTATGCCGTATTTATAATGACCACTGTTGGCATATGATTTTTTGATACAATTTAAGGCTAACTCACCCAGAGATTTTGCAAATTTGTGGTAAATCCCCTTATTTTCTATTGAAAATAGAATATGGCATATGGCACAGCAGAAACACTGGACCAGCTACAAACCTCAACATTCTCTAACTTTTTCCTAGCAATATATTTTTAAGGGACCACTCTATTCATAGAAATATGAAAACAAATTATGACATACAGTATATGGAACATTGGCTTGATCAATTAACCAAAGAGTACGAGACCCTGAACAGCTTGGTCATTGGAAAATGAAACAACCCACAGAATCAACGCCATCCATAGAATCAAGCAACACATTTCTCCTTCTTATGGTAGCACTTATTGGAGGTACATAGTTTAATCCTATACAAAATTAATAGACTTGGTTCTAAAAATGACATTACCCCCTTCTTTTAGCATAATACTATTTATTATTTGATCATAATAATAATGCTATAAACTAAAAGCACATGTGAAATTATGGTGGAAACTGCAATTGCAATAAAAAGATGACAATGAATTAGCAGACTTATATGCCAGGAACAATATACCTTGAGGTATGAATTCTCAAGCTGATCATTTGGAGATAATGCCATTGAAGAAGAAATTTGTGATCTCATCTGATCATTGCCCCTGGAACCACGACCTCTACCTGAAACAGAATGCCCTCTACCACGCCCTTGTTTTCTCCTATTTGTATCAACACTGGTCTTTGTCTCCACGGTTTCTACGATCTTTTGCCTTCCATCAGCCACTTCCTGGGTCatctttttaaaagaaaataaattaaacattGTTCTGCAAATTTGTTTCCAAAATAAGTTGAAAGGAGAACTTAAGGTAAAGAAAACATAGGAGAAGCTCAAAAGCATAAGCTGAAGCCATTAAGTGTAACGAAATCAATGTAAgaataataaaatttagtttacaaATCAATCTTACAATTAACTGAAAGTCACCACAATAAAGCCATACATAGCAAAATTGAGGAGGTGGGATAATTTAGATTATGTAAAATATATGCTTaaaaaaattcaacaaaaaaatCAGAAACTTTAGATTTccaaacccaaaaaaaaaaagaaaaagcaaatCATCAATGCACCTCAAGATGTTCAAAAGCAGATGAATTGTTATCTTCTTGTATTCTTTGGCGCTTCTGAGTATTCGCTTGTATAAGAAACTCCCCTCCATTCTGGAAAATGGAGGAAAAAAAAAGGTCAGTGTATCTCCCATGGGAAATTTGTACCTAAACCGTATGCCTTCCAAAAAAGCAGGCCAAGAATGATTACCTATTGCAACATAACAAGAAATAGAAACATTTACTTTATAAAATGTCTTGATCAACTtcctaaaatgcaaaatatatatCTCAACCACACAAACATGCACAAATAGACGTGTAAAAGTTGCAAGTGGGCCATTTCTATACAAGTGTTACCAACGAAATAAATTGCATATGCACCATTCCCTACGATTATAGAAACCACCTGATCAACAAAATTCCCACAAATGAACAAATGCACAAAAGTGTTACCGTTCAAATTGCCATATTCAGGTACATCCATGCCAACACTCATAAGTTAAAGACTCCATTAGCTTCATCAAAGTTCCTCTTACAGGAGACAACTTTATTTATCCGACATTACTATTCAATCTCTCAAATTGTTTGCACCAATTTTCCTTATTGGACATATTAAACATTATAATCATCCAAGAATATTCAATGTAAGAttcataattataaataaataaataataataataataataataataataataataataataataataataataataataataataataataataactcttGGAAATTCAGCTTATTGCTTATCCATAGGGGTTTGTTATAAGGTCCAAACAAAAGGAAACCAAGTAaaccatttcaatttttaaacataATTTGATGACAAAGCAATTTAAGGATTTGAGATGGAGTCAGGATTAAGCGGCAAATCACCATATCCTATGTGTGTGTTTGTGAGCACACAAGGAAAATGATCCTAGCAAATGTAGTCTGATAGAAGAAGACTATAAGTCGCACAAACTTATTTACAAGCTATGATCATAATCCGATACATTCACAATTTACTACACAATACAGAATTTCAATAGTGAACTAAGAAATTCTAGTATCTGAATCTAATAGTTCCAAGATCATTATGGTCCCACTTCAAAATCTTCCAAGTATCCTTAAATGAATGCAAGACACAATGCACACATTACACAGGTACATGCATATATACATATAGCGGTAAACAAGAGCTTACATAATCATCAGAATCACTGGAACTCATCTGCTCACTCAAGTCCTCGGCGGGCCCAAATTTCACTGCGGAAGAGACAGAGGACCAAGTGGGTTGCTGCTGCAGTTGCTGAGGTTGGGCGGGGGTAGAGGCTACAGAAGAGGCCTTACCCACCATGCGAGCTTCGAGTTTGGCAATCTTGGTAGGCAGGGACTGGTCTGATTGATTGGAAGAGTTGGAGGAAAAATGAATCAACATATCATCAGACATTGTGCAAGAAAAACTGACTGTTTGGCAACCAAAAAAGACTTCAGATTATTCAGGTAGAATCACAATTGAGAAGAAAGAAATGGGTTCAGTCTTGCAATTTGAGAAAAAACCCTAAAATACTGGTCTTTTGATAACGAAAAAAGAACCTTTTGCAGCTTTTGATTTGTACAAAACAAAGGCATGATCAGGCAAAAGAACTGAAGTCCCTATAGTATATATAGTCTAAGGAGATTTTGGCAGTAACAagaccagagagagagagagagagagaaactttAGCGTTTTGAATTTGGTAAAGGGAAGAGAGGATCAAAGGGAAGAAAGAATTGGAGGAAGAGAAGGAAGGAGGAATAGCCAGAGAGAAACTAGAAATGATGGGGCTTTTTAGTTTATTTTGTTTTGGGCAGGGGAAGGGGAAGCAGGCTTCAATGGGtgtgatttaaaattaaaaagagcATTTGCTAGAATTGAATTGGTGCGGCGGAGACGTGTTTGaaacatggaagaaaatcaagtattAGTTGGGACTCTGCCCCAGGAAGTGAGCAAATAGACTATAATGTGGTGAGGGCATAGTTTGGGATTATCTTGGAGAGATTATACCTAAATGTACTTGAGAGTTTTTCAGGCATGCGGTGATAATGAAACTACATATGAAATTTCACTTCAactcatcttttttatttaattttcaatagTATTCAAGATCATGCCGCGAGCTTATTCAAATCATGAATTGGATTGAGATCGGTTCAAGTTAAATTCGAAACTGAACCgagttaaaaattttctttcatgaATAGGCTCGAAATTAGGATATaaggagttaattatgattcctcatttCCTGAATTTGAACCAAAACCAACTCAAAATCATCAGTTCGAATCGATAGTTTCAAATCCAAAACTATATCAAACTGTTTTGAATTAGAACCGATTTAAATCATAAAGCCAACCATACAATTATAATCTAGAACTGAACCAAAACCTATCCATGGTTGGGTCTAACCAAGATTTCGTTGTTGGAAGAGGCCAAAAGGCTTACTTGAACCATGTTTTGATATATATGttttaaataaaatctcaaagtaCTATTTTTTTTAGTGTTTAACCATTGTGTTTTTAAACTTTTATTAtcacattaaatttttttaaaatttactttgtTAGTTTGaataatagaattaaaatttaaaatatatgtaTTAAATAAAAACTTTAAGAAATGCTTTATTTATCTATGTGATATTTTATATTTGTATGCATCTCTCTTCTTTATAATTATCTATCTATTTTTCatacatataatatattttatttttataattctagTAATTtccaaaattatatttattttgtaaAACAATATTATTATCAATGataattttataagttaaactttataAAGTGTAATTATT contains:
- the LOC110663309 gene encoding serine/threonine-protein kinase TOUSLED isoform X4 — encoded protein: MSDDMLIHFSSNSSNQSDQSLPTKIAKLEARMVGKASSVASTPAQPQQLQQQPTWSSVSSAVKFGPAEDLSEQMSSSDSDDYNGGEFLIQANTQKRQRIQEDNNSSAFEHLEMTQEVADGRQKIVETVETKTSVDTNRRKQGRGRGHSVSGRGRGSRGNDQMRSQISSSMALSPNDQLENSYLKDNKHKDNLHNDGCTLVEEDITSLRAKVAALEEELRKSRQEASDNQNLCQQLEKELKELKDYEQQMKPKRTKMISDLLISVSKAERQEARMKVRQDSLRLGNVGVIRAGTVISETWEDGQVLKDLNTHLRHLLETKEAVERQRKSLKKRQSDKGDGTDAELGAQEDDFLIQDEIFKSRLASIKREEEIILRERDRYELEKGRLIREMKRIRDEDGSHFNNFQILNHRYALLNLLGKGGFSEVYKQAYDLVEHRYVACKLHGLNAQWSEDKKQSYIRHAIREYNIHKTLVHNHIVRLWDIFEIDQNTFCTVLEYCSGKDLDAVLKATPILPEREARIIIVQIFQGLVYLNKRAQKIIHYDLKPGNVLFDEFGVAKVTDFGLSKIVEDDVGSQGMELTSQGAGTYWYLPPECFELSKTPLISSKDFIRRCLTYNQTERPDVLTIAQDQYLTYSKK